In one Aeromicrobium erythreum genomic region, the following are encoded:
- a CDS encoding AzlD domain-containing protein, with protein sequence MSTIWVTILGLTVATAAVKALGPVLLGGRDLPERFTGVIALMAPALLTALVVTSVLADGDRWHAGADTVGVAAAGVVAWRGASVVTTLAVAVVVTALLRLAGLP encoded by the coding sequence GTGAGCACCATCTGGGTCACCATCCTCGGCCTCACCGTCGCGACGGCCGCTGTGAAGGCCCTCGGACCGGTGCTGCTCGGTGGTCGCGACCTGCCGGAACGGTTCACCGGCGTGATCGCCCTCATGGCCCCGGCGCTGCTGACCGCGCTCGTGGTGACCAGCGTGCTCGCGGACGGTGACCGGTGGCACGCCGGTGCCGACACGGTCGGCGTCGCCGCCGCCGGCGTGGTCGCGTGGCGCGGCGCCTCCGTGGTGACCACGCTCGCCGTCGCGGTGGTGGTGACGGCCCTCCTGCGCCTCGCGGGCCTGCCCTAG